A genomic segment from Pseudomonas sp. S09G 359 encodes:
- a CDS encoding LexA family transcriptional regulator, whose product MDNWIALVKANMKDRKVTQDELAERLGMSQGGVGHWLNKRRVPSLADMNRVLAELGLGYLEVALEIREREEEVPGVETHYNPYFRYPVSDWKGACELREERATYRAARFELTDYHAEGEAFWLPVTGDAMTAPSGLSISAGMLILVDPAKAAEPGKLVVAQWADHPHATFRQLLEESGQLYLVPLNPTYPKQLFTDACRILGVVVQATAKF is encoded by the coding sequence ATGGATAACTGGATAGCGTTGGTCAAGGCCAACATGAAAGACCGCAAGGTCACGCAGGATGAGTTGGCTGAACGCTTGGGCATGTCCCAGGGCGGCGTTGGCCATTGGCTCAACAAACGGCGGGTGCCGAGCCTTGCCGACATGAACCGGGTGCTCGCAGAACTGGGCCTGGGCTACCTGGAAGTGGCGCTGGAGATACGCGAGCGGGAGGAGGAGGTGCCTGGCGTGGAAACACACTACAACCCGTATTTCCGCTACCCGGTCAGCGACTGGAAAGGTGCCTGCGAACTGCGCGAGGAGCGTGCCACCTATCGCGCCGCGCGCTTTGAGCTGACGGATTACCACGCCGAGGGCGAAGCCTTCTGGCTGCCGGTGACCGGCGACGCGATGACCGCCCCCAGCGGCCTGAGTATCAGCGCCGGCATGCTGATCCTGGTGGACCCGGCCAAGGCTGCCGAACCCGGCAAGCTGGTGGTCGCGCAGTGGGCCGACCACCCCCACGCGACCTTCCGCCAGTTGCTGGAGGAGAGCGGCCAACTGTACCTGGTGCCGCTCAACCCCACTTACCCCAAGCAGCTGTTCACCGACGCCTGCCGCATCCTGGGCGTGGTCGTGCAGGCCACGGCAAAGTTCTAG
- a CDS encoding gamma-carboxygeranoyl-CoA hydratase, whose amino-acid sequence MSDFNTLELITDSRGFATLWLSREAKNNAFNAEMIRELIIALDHVQGDPSLRFLVLRGRGKHFSAGADLAWMQQSAELDYHTNLDDARELAELMYNLAKLKIPTLAVVQGAAYGGALGLISCCDMAIGADDAQFCLSEVRIGLAPAVISPFVVQAIGERAARRYALTAERFGGQRARDIGLLAESYPSSELDQQVEQWVANLLQNSPAAMRASKDLLREVGNGALTPALRRYCENAIARIRVSPEGQEGLRAFLQKRAPGWQPQEPRP is encoded by the coding sequence ATGAGCGATTTCAACACCCTCGAACTGATCACCGACAGCCGTGGTTTCGCCACGCTGTGGCTCAGTCGTGAAGCCAAGAACAACGCGTTCAACGCCGAGATGATCCGCGAACTGATCATCGCCCTCGACCACGTGCAAGGTGATCCCAGCCTGCGCTTTCTAGTCCTGCGCGGGCGCGGCAAACACTTCAGCGCCGGCGCCGACCTGGCCTGGATGCAGCAATCGGCCGAGCTGGATTACCACACCAACCTGGACGACGCCCGCGAACTGGCCGAGCTGATGTACAACCTGGCCAAACTGAAGATCCCGACCCTGGCCGTGGTGCAAGGCGCGGCCTACGGCGGTGCACTGGGCTTGATCAGTTGCTGTGACATGGCCATCGGCGCCGATGATGCGCAGTTCTGCCTGTCGGAAGTACGCATCGGCCTGGCCCCGGCGGTGATCAGCCCGTTCGTGGTGCAAGCCATCGGCGAACGTGCGGCGCGGCGCTATGCCCTGACCGCCGAACGATTTGGCGGCCAGCGCGCGCGGGATATCGGCCTCTTGGCAGAAAGCTACCCGTCCAGCGAGCTGGATCAACAGGTCGAACAGTGGGTCGCCAACCTGCTGCAAAACAGCCCGGCCGCCATGCGCGCCAGCAAGGACCTGCTGCGTGAAGTGGGCAACGGCGCCCTCACCCCCGCCCTGCGCCGCTATTGCGAAAATGCCATTGCGCGCATCCGCGTCAGCCCCGAGGGCCAGGAAGGCTTGCGCGCGTTCCTGCAAAAACGCGCGCCAGGCTGGCAGCCACAGGAGCCACGCCCATGA
- a CDS encoding anti-sigma factor, producing the protein MISLPPSERDLHAYVDHQLLESDRRVLETYLAAHPDVAAQVHAWQQDAQLLRAALGGALQQPANPDLDPALIRQRVKHRARRHLATAAVLLVAVSLGGLGGWHAREATQAQIQPMADAMQAFRLFAQDGIMPADYKTQGGGTMQAWLDRYFNRAHRLPDLSASGFTPVSGRLLTTEQGAAAMVLYEDAQGRRISFYIRPPGPENGFLPPGSRSADGLQAQYWSGAGYNYAVVSPADQPAPRLLKF; encoded by the coding sequence ATGATCAGCCTGCCCCCCAGCGAACGCGATTTGCATGCCTACGTCGATCACCAGCTCCTGGAGAGCGATCGCCGTGTGCTTGAAACCTACTTGGCGGCGCACCCCGACGTCGCGGCCCAGGTCCACGCCTGGCAGCAGGACGCGCAACTGCTGCGCGCCGCGCTGGGCGGTGCCCTGCAACAGCCGGCCAACCCGGACCTGGACCCGGCGCTGATTCGCCAGCGCGTCAAACATCGGGCGCGCCGCCACTTGGCAACGGCGGCAGTGCTGCTAGTGGCCGTCAGCCTCGGCGGCCTCGGCGGCTGGCACGCGCGCGAGGCCACCCAGGCGCAAATCCAGCCGATGGCCGATGCAATGCAAGCGTTCCGCCTATTTGCCCAGGACGGCATCATGCCCGCCGACTACAAAACCCAGGGCGGCGGCACGATGCAGGCCTGGCTTGATCGCTACTTCAACAGGGCCCACCGCCTGCCGGACTTGAGCGCCTCGGGTTTCACCCCGGTGAGTGGGCGCCTGCTTACCACCGAGCAAGGCGCCGCCGCCATGGTGCTGTATGAAGACGCCCAAGGGCGGCGCATCAGCTTCTATATCCGCCCGCCGGGTCCGGAAAACGGCTTCCTGCCCCCTGGCAGCCGCAGCGCCGACGGGTTGCAGGCGCAATACTGGTCCGGCGCCGGCTACAACTATGCGGTGGTCAGCCCGGCAGACCAGCCGGCCCCGCGGTTGCTGAAGTTCTAG
- a CDS encoding spore coat U domain-containing protein: protein MRGVLAGVVLSGLASQAQALCSVVATTAAGFGPVSSILTNTTVQSTSTTNAGLRCTGSLLSLLTTNDHFYATVTSSTAGMVGPTGDVISYNLYATNNTGAAYLINRGAPYDFARNGIIDLLGLLGGSTPKTVPIYLGTITGGNVAAGIYTETLSIYWDWNYCSGIGALGICLGRDANTGTATLTVNMTVTNDCTVTAPNISFGGAPVVSAFGTVNQTINISCTKGSTYTVGLDPGKHASGGRRQMMSGTNFLAYDIFKSAGTTVWGSVGAARRDSTTAEVNPGKGLGSGAQGFNYNAKVYTDQPTPPAGVYIDNVILDVGF from the coding sequence ATGCGGGGAGTGTTGGCGGGTGTCGTGTTGAGCGGGTTGGCGTCCCAGGCCCAGGCGTTATGTTCGGTGGTGGCGACCACGGCCGCCGGGTTCGGGCCGGTCAGTTCGATCCTCACCAATACGACGGTGCAATCCACCTCGACCACCAACGCCGGGTTGCGGTGCACCGGCTCGCTGCTTTCCTTGTTGACGACCAATGATCATTTCTACGCAACGGTCACGTCGTCTACCGCCGGTATGGTGGGCCCCACTGGTGATGTCATCAGCTATAACCTCTACGCGACCAACAATACGGGCGCGGCCTACCTGATAAACCGGGGCGCGCCCTACGATTTTGCCCGCAACGGCATTATTGACCTGCTGGGCCTGCTGGGTGGCTCCACGCCCAAGACGGTGCCGATCTACCTGGGGACCATCACCGGCGGCAACGTCGCGGCTGGGATCTACACGGAAACCCTGAGCATCTACTGGGACTGGAACTACTGTTCCGGCATCGGGGCGCTGGGCATTTGCCTTGGGCGTGACGCCAATACCGGCACGGCGACGCTGACGGTGAACATGACGGTCACCAACGACTGCACGGTGACGGCGCCGAACATCAGCTTTGGCGGCGCCCCCGTGGTGAGCGCCTTTGGCACGGTCAACCAGACCATCAATATCTCTTGTACCAAGGGCAGCACCTACACGGTGGGCCTGGATCCGGGCAAGCACGCCAGCGGCGGGCGGCGGCAGATGATGTCGGGGACCAACTTCCTCGCCTACGACATCTTCAAGAGTGCCGGTACCACCGTGTGGGGCAGTGTGGGCGCCGCCCGCCGCGACAGCACCACCGCCGAGGTCAACCCCGGTAAAGGCCTGGGCAGCGGCGCCCAGGGATTCAACTACAACGCCAAGGTCTACACCGACCAGCCCACGCCGCCGGCCGGTGTCTACATCGACAATGTGATCCTGGACGTCGGCTTCTAG
- a CDS encoding catalase family peroxidase, whose amino-acid sequence MVDHSSPPRPPLSTASLIARLAGIGAVVAVVAGAFAYVNGTLDPQRLRPKTLVNALETNNGVHPGFRRNHAKGVCVAGYFESTAEARAYSSAQVFSEARTPVIGRLALPSGNPYAPDSSVPIRSFAVQFSQANGQQWRTGMNSMPVFPVGTPEAFYQMLKAGAPDPATGKPNPANMPAFFAAHPETAAFLAWVKTAKPSASYATETYNGINAFYLVGADGKRQAVRWGVVPQSQDGPGESAPAGNDFLEKDLVQRLAAGPVRWQLNMTLANPGDPLDDASKTWTGEHKVLNAGTLVLQSSQPQADGDCRDINFDPLVLPSGIEASNDPLLAARSAAYASSYLRRAGEVSPLHSAPQESKP is encoded by the coding sequence ATGGTAGATCACTCATCACCGCCCCGTCCTCCGTTGAGCACTGCGAGCCTGATCGCGCGACTCGCGGGGATTGGTGCCGTGGTTGCCGTTGTTGCCGGGGCGTTTGCCTACGTCAACGGCACCCTCGACCCACAACGCTTGCGTCCGAAAACCCTGGTCAATGCCCTGGAAACCAATAACGGCGTGCACCCGGGTTTCCGCCGTAACCACGCCAAGGGCGTGTGCGTGGCCGGGTACTTCGAGAGCACTGCCGAGGCGCGCGCCTACTCCAGCGCCCAGGTATTCAGCGAGGCCAGGACTCCCGTGATCGGCCGCTTGGCCTTGCCCAGCGGCAATCCTTACGCGCCGGACAGCAGTGTGCCGATCCGCAGTTTTGCCGTGCAATTCAGCCAGGCCAATGGCCAGCAATGGCGCACCGGGATGAACAGCATGCCAGTGTTCCCGGTGGGCACGCCCGAGGCGTTCTACCAGATGCTCAAGGCCGGTGCGCCAGACCCGGCCACCGGCAAGCCGAACCCCGCCAATATGCCCGCGTTTTTCGCCGCCCATCCGGAGACGGCGGCGTTTCTGGCGTGGGTCAAGACCGCCAAGCCTTCGGCCAGCTATGCGACCGAAACCTATAACGGCATCAACGCGTTTTACCTGGTGGGCGCCGATGGCAAGCGCCAGGCCGTGCGCTGGGGCGTGGTGCCGCAGAGCCAGGATGGCCCCGGTGAGAGCGCCCCGGCGGGCAACGATTTTCTCGAGAAAGACCTGGTGCAACGCCTGGCCGCAGGGCCTGTGCGCTGGCAGTTGAACATGACCCTGGCCAACCCCGGCGACCCGCTGGACGACGCCAGTAAGACCTGGACCGGCGAGCACAAGGTGCTTAACGCCGGCACCCTGGTTCTGCAAAGCAGCCAGCCACAGGCAGACGGTGATTGCCGCGATATCAACTTCGACCCGCTGGTGTTGCCAAGCGGCATCGAAGCCTCCAATGACCCCTTGCTGGCCGCGCGGTCGGCCGCCTACGCCAGCTCGTACCTGCGCCGGGCCGGTGAAGTCAGCCCGTTGCACAGTGCCCCTCAGGAGTCGAAGCCATGA
- a CDS encoding RNA polymerase sigma factor yields the protein MHELDEQLRELIPRLRRFAVSLTRNASSADDLVQSTLERAITRWADKRIEGDVRAWLFSILYRQFLDAHRRSRRYARMLEFFTGRDDAQPSVERTVIAQSTLHAFDKLNTEQRALLLWVSVEGLSYKEVAEILQVPLGTVMSRLSRARQALRQLSDGEIASPSLRILK from the coding sequence ATGCATGAACTCGACGAACAGTTACGTGAACTCATCCCCAGGCTGCGGCGCTTTGCCGTGTCCCTGACCCGTAACGCCAGCAGCGCCGACGACCTGGTGCAGTCGACCCTGGAGCGAGCGATCACCCGCTGGGCCGACAAACGCATCGAAGGCGATGTACGCGCCTGGCTGTTCTCGATCCTCTACCGCCAGTTTCTCGATGCCCACCGCCGCAGCCGGCGGTATGCGCGCATGCTGGAATTCTTTACCGGCCGCGACGATGCGCAACCGTCGGTCGAACGCACGGTGATCGCCCAGTCGACCCTGCACGCCTTCGACAAGCTGAACACCGAGCAGCGCGCCCTGCTGCTGTGGGTGTCGGTGGAAGGCCTGAGCTACAAGGAGGTGGCCGAGATTCTGCAGGTGCCCCTCGGCACCGTGATGTCGCGCCTGTCCCGGGCGCGCCAGGCCCTGCGTCAACTCAGCGATGGCGAAATCGCCAGCCCTTCCCTGCGGATACTCAAATGA
- a CDS encoding M14-type cytosolic carboxypeptidase yields the protein MTVALTSIRISTDFDSGNIQVLDASDAFQLLLAINPDTRSQHFQWFHFKAEGMHVGHTHTFRLSNAGESSYKHAWSGYNAVASYDHINWFRVPTRFDGETLHISLETREKHAWFAYFEPYSRERHDWLIDQALNRAGTQLLATGKSVEGRDIQLLRRGKGGAGRRNVWIIAQQHPGEHMAEWFMEGIIERLQQDGDAELKKLLAVADLYLVPNMNPDGAFHGHLRTNAMGQDLNRAWQSASQENSPEVLFVQQQMEKYGVDLFLDIHGDEEIPYVFAAACEGNPGYTPRIEALEKHFRQHLSALTRDFQTVHGYTRDLPGEANMTLACNAVGEKYDCLSLTLEMPFKDNDDAPNPHTGWSGTRSMQLGKDVLSTVADIVTVLR from the coding sequence ATGACCGTGGCCTTGACCTCCATCAGGATCAGCACCGACTTCGACAGTGGCAATATCCAGGTGCTCGACGCCAGCGATGCCTTTCAGTTGCTGCTGGCGATCAACCCAGATACCCGCAGCCAACATTTCCAATGGTTCCACTTCAAGGCCGAAGGTATGCACGTGGGGCACACCCACACCTTCCGTCTGAGCAACGCCGGCGAGTCGTCCTACAAACACGCCTGGAGCGGCTACAACGCGGTGGCGTCCTACGACCATATCAACTGGTTTCGCGTGCCCACGCGGTTTGACGGCGAGACGCTGCACATCAGCCTCGAAACCCGCGAGAAACACGCCTGGTTTGCCTACTTCGAACCCTACAGCCGTGAGCGCCACGACTGGCTGATCGACCAGGCCCTGAACCGCGCCGGCACACAGCTGCTGGCCACTGGTAAAAGTGTCGAAGGCCGTGATATCCAGCTACTGCGCCGTGGCAAAGGCGGCGCAGGCCGACGTAACGTGTGGATCATCGCCCAGCAGCACCCCGGTGAGCACATGGCCGAATGGTTTATGGAAGGCATCATCGAGCGCCTGCAGCAGGACGGCGATGCCGAGCTGAAAAAACTGCTGGCGGTCGCCGATCTGTACCTGGTGCCCAATATGAACCCGGACGGCGCCTTCCACGGCCACTTGCGCACCAATGCCATGGGCCAGGACCTCAACCGCGCCTGGCAGAGCGCCAGCCAGGAGAACAGCCCTGAAGTGCTGTTCGTGCAGCAGCAGATGGAAAAATACGGCGTCGACCTGTTCCTGGATATCCACGGGGACGAAGAGATCCCCTACGTGTTTGCCGCCGCTTGTGAGGGCAACCCAGGCTACACGCCACGTATCGAAGCGCTGGAAAAACACTTCCGCCAGCACTTGAGTGCCCTGACCCGCGACTTCCAGACCGTCCACGGCTACACCCGCGATCTACCGGGCGAAGCCAACATGACCCTGGCCTGCAACGCGGTGGGCGAGAAGTACGACTGCCTGTCCCTGACCCTGGAGATGCCGTTCAAGGACAACGACGACGCGCCCAACCCGCACACCGGCTGGTCGGGCACACGTTCGATGCAACTGGGCAAGGATGTGTTGAGCACCGTGGCCGATATCGTCACGGTGCTGCGCTAA
- a CDS encoding acetyl/propionyl/methylcrotonyl-CoA carboxylase subunit alpha → MSTLTTILVANRGEIACRVMRTAKAMGMTTVAVHSAIDRDARHSREADIRVDLGGSKASESYLQIDKLISAAQASGAQAIHPGYGFLSENANFARAIEAAGLIFLGPPASAIDAMGSKSAAKALMEKAGVPLVPGYHGEAQDLDTFRDACERIGYPVLLKATAGGGGKGMKVVEHVDQLAEALASAQREALSSFGNSQMLVEKYLLKPRHVEIQVFADQHGHCLYLNERDCSIQRRHQKVVEEAPAPGLSAEQRKAMGEAAVRAAQAIGYVGAGTVEFLLDARGEFFFMEMNTRLQVEHPVTEAITGLDLVAWQIRVAQGEALPITQDQVPLIGHAIEVRLYAEDPANDFLPATGHLALYRESAPGPGRRVDSGVEQGDSVSPFYDPMLGKLIAWGEDREQARLRLLSMLDEFAVGGLKTNLGFLRRIIGHPAFAAAELDTGFIPRYQDELLPVPGALSEAFWQAAGAALMQSLPVGEGPWADVRGFRAGLPAEVSLHLSCAGQDRLVTLAPDAPKLQGEQLLIECAGVRRAHLAVRNGGTLFLRWDGEVQGVSLFDPIAAVGANQSHQGGLTAPMNGSIVRVLVDVGQTVEAGTQLVVLEAMKMEHSIRAPHAGVVKALFCQEGEMVAEGCALVELETAS, encoded by the coding sequence ATGAGCACACTGACCACTATCCTGGTGGCTAACCGTGGCGAAATTGCCTGCCGGGTCATGCGTACCGCCAAGGCCATGGGGATGACCACCGTGGCCGTGCACAGCGCCATCGACCGCGATGCGCGACACAGCCGTGAAGCCGACATCCGTGTCGACCTGGGCGGCAGCAAGGCCAGCGAAAGCTACCTGCAAATCGACAAACTGATCTCCGCCGCCCAGGCCAGCGGCGCCCAGGCCATCCATCCGGGTTATGGCTTCCTGTCGGAAAACGCCAACTTTGCCCGCGCCATTGAAGCCGCCGGCTTGATCTTCCTCGGCCCGCCCGCCTCGGCCATCGACGCCATGGGCAGCAAATCGGCCGCCAAGGCGCTGATGGAGAAGGCCGGCGTGCCGCTGGTGCCGGGTTACCACGGCGAAGCCCAGGACCTGGACACTTTCCGCGACGCCTGCGAGCGTATCGGCTACCCGGTGCTGCTCAAGGCCACGGCCGGGGGTGGCGGCAAGGGCATGAAGGTGGTCGAGCACGTCGACCAACTCGCCGAAGCCCTGGCCTCGGCGCAGCGTGAGGCGCTGTCCTCATTCGGCAACAGCCAGATGCTGGTGGAGAAATACCTGCTCAAGCCACGCCATGTTGAGATCCAGGTGTTTGCCGACCAGCACGGGCACTGCTTGTACCTTAATGAGCGCGACTGCTCGATCCAGCGTCGCCATCAGAAAGTCGTGGAAGAAGCCCCCGCCCCCGGCCTGAGCGCCGAGCAGCGCAAAGCCATGGGCGAGGCCGCCGTGCGAGCGGCCCAGGCCATCGGTTATGTCGGCGCAGGCACCGTGGAGTTTTTGCTCGATGCGCGCGGCGAATTCTTCTTTATGGAGATGAATACACGCCTGCAGGTTGAACACCCGGTCACCGAAGCAATTACCGGCCTGGACCTGGTGGCCTGGCAGATCCGCGTGGCCCAAGGCGAAGCGCTGCCGATCACCCAGGACCAGGTGCCGCTGATCGGCCATGCGATTGAAGTGCGCCTGTACGCGGAAGACCCGGCCAATGATTTCCTGCCGGCTACCGGGCACCTGGCGCTGTACCGCGAATCCGCACCCGGCCCGGGGCGGCGCGTGGACAGCGGTGTGGAACAAGGCGACAGTGTTTCACCGTTTTACGACCCGATGCTCGGCAAGCTGATCGCCTGGGGCGAGGACCGTGAGCAGGCGCGCCTGCGCTTGTTGAGCATGCTGGATGAGTTTGCCGTAGGCGGGCTCAAGACCAACCTGGGCTTTTTGCGGCGCATTATCGGGCATCCGGCGTTTGCGGCGGCGGAGCTGGATACCGGATTTATTCCACGTTATCAGGATGAGTTGCTGCCGGTGCCTGGCGCGCTGAGCGAGGCGTTCTGGCAGGCGGCGGGGGCCGCGCTCATGCAGAGCTTGCCGGTGGGTGAAGGGCCTTGGGCTGACGTGCGCGGGTTTCGTGCCGGGCTGCCTGCCGAAGTCTCGCTGCATTTGAGCTGCGCGGGGCAGGATCGGCTGGTCACGCTGGCACCCGATGCGCCGAAGCTGCAAGGTGAGCAGTTGCTGATTGAATGCGCGGGTGTGCGCCGCGCCCATCTGGCTGTGCGCAATGGCGGCACGCTGTTTCTGCGCTGGGACGGCGAGGTGCAGGGGGTCAGCCTGTTCGATCCGATTGCGGCCGTGGGGGCCAACCAGTCGCATCAGGGCGGCCTGACGGCGCCGATGAATGGCAGCATCGTGCGGGTGCTGGTGGACGTGGGCCAAACCGTGGAGGCCGGCACGCAATTGGTGGTGCTGGAGGCAATGAAGATGGAACACAGCATCCGAGCGCCCCACGCCGGGGTGGTCAAGGCGCTGTTCTGCCAGGAAGGCGAAATGGTTGCCGAAGGGTGCGCGCTGGTCGAACTCGAAACGGCAAGCTAG
- a CDS encoding cytochrome b: MKAKPRFFAPLARLLHWLMALMVIAMLFIGAGLAASVSERHEWLIHLHKPLGIAILALVIVRLVVRFSTRQPPLPADLPLWQVLAAKASHLVLYALMLVLPLLGWAMISAAGDPVMLSSSLQLPALVGANAPLFAVLRKAHGFLAYLLFLTVLLHLAAALFHGLIRRDGVLQSMTGSKD; this comes from the coding sequence ATGAAAGCTAAACCGCGGTTTTTCGCGCCCCTGGCGCGCCTGCTGCACTGGCTGATGGCGCTGATGGTCATCGCCATGCTGTTTATTGGCGCGGGCCTGGCGGCATCGGTTTCCGAACGGCACGAGTGGTTGATTCACCTGCACAAGCCACTGGGTATCGCGATTCTGGCGCTGGTGATCGTGCGGTTGGTGGTGCGTTTCTCTACGCGCCAGCCGCCGCTGCCCGCCGACTTGCCACTGTGGCAAGTGCTGGCGGCCAAGGCGTCTCATCTGGTGCTGTATGCCTTGATGCTGGTGTTGCCGCTGCTGGGCTGGGCGATGATTTCAGCGGCGGGCGACCCGGTGATGCTCAGCAGCTCGCTGCAGTTACCGGCCCTGGTCGGGGCGAACGCCCCACTGTTTGCAGTGTTGCGCAAGGCCCATGGGTTTCTGGCTTACCTGCTGTTTCTGACCGTGTTGTTGCACCTGGCAGCGGCGTTGTTCCATGGGCTGATTCGGCGGGATGGTGTGCTGCAGAGCATGACGGGTAGCAAAGACTGA
- a CDS encoding DUF6124 family protein → MTTSPHLLPDHPENDDLQGLRSSGAAQRALDFYLKEHLSAPDPNGVLFAIKPGISQEEALVHASDLLRSAAATAYESASSHQGNHRDLAFSVVYLIDMAKAMVERSLQVPEAQANV, encoded by the coding sequence ATGACAACGAGCCCGCACCTCCTGCCGGACCACCCCGAAAACGATGACTTGCAAGGCCTGCGCAGCAGCGGTGCTGCCCAGCGCGCATTGGATTTTTACCTGAAGGAACACCTGTCGGCGCCAGACCCGAACGGCGTGCTGTTTGCCATCAAACCAGGCATCAGCCAGGAGGAAGCCCTGGTGCATGCCTCGGACCTGCTGCGCAGTGCGGCAGCCACGGCCTATGAATCGGCGAGCAGCCATCAAGGCAATCACCGCGACCTGGCGTTTTCAGTGGTGTATTTGATTGATATGGCGAAGGCCATGGTAGAGCGATCGTTGCAAGTGCCAGAGGCTCAGGCAAACGTGTGA